A region from the Panicum hallii strain FIL2 chromosome 1, PHallii_v3.1, whole genome shotgun sequence genome encodes:
- the LOC112889031 gene encoding uncharacterized protein LOC112889031, whose translation MDPAGPRAAADPAGSGAPPLQEFDGKGASGGGAAEGSAPQPVVAGLGDLRAGITESSGQGEACLHPCNQKDIPQLTTEGATQHGDRVSLLLPQAGSLQPEAPCLTLGRDPNAVSVEKLHGGDSLSCGKENIGTDLQPKPDAEHVENRMSAARLGLDLNTVDSSDAAEFNPFFPYKKLGQSKVSDPSECGSTTGATEESESHRKWREMKQNGFLSSSHGKAVVPRPRGRPPKRKRDDEFKKNTSTQHSQANKFVKVAAPSGLLSGLNPGIINHVRNSKQVYSIIKAMVHSERLENENQPACTSRTGERGKEVSDRIQDQKYGGGFMKCHFMMKDNNAMFHQALPTASQFLPQDDDNLKLQLSSAVTMSSDRTCSTSADDHASNHDYMTLLSVKAASVASQWLELLHQDIRGRLAALKRSRKRVRNALHTELPYLISTEFPSNQENESCIANTSEAGCTDKAVSEAHAARWKSLFVQMDRALQEEGKHLENRLKQVQEMQLNCDKGLKHMTCDAPPLGPMAELWKLKNPDISESEWAVQAAAASIYSTCNMVMRTENVPCF comes from the exons ATGGACCCCGCggggccgcgcgccgccgcggatccCGCCGGATCgggcgcgccgccgctccag GAATTCGACGGGAAGGGAGCGTCCGGCGGCGGGGCTGCGGAGGGGAGCGCGCCGCAGCCGGTGGTGGCTGGACTGGGAG ATCTGAGGGCAGGAATTACGGAATCTTCGGGTCAAGGCGAAGCATGCTTGCATCCATGTAACCAGAAGGATATTCCTCAATTGACTACTGAAGGTGCCACACAACATGGAGATAGAGTGTCTTTATTGCTGCCCCAGGCTGGGTCACTTCAGCCAGAAGCTCCTTGTCTGACCTTGGGTCGTGATCCCAATGCAGTGTCAGTGGAGAAGCTGCACGGCGGTGATTCTCTGTCATGTGGTAAAGAGAACATTGGGACAGATCTCCAGCCTAAGCCTGATGCAGAACATGTTGAGAATAGGATGAGTGCTGCCCGCCTTGGATTGGACCTTAACACAGTAGATAGTTCTGATGCAGCAGAGTTTAATCCCTTCTTCCCCTACAAGAAGCTGGGGCAGTCGAAAGTCAGTGATCCATCGGAATGCGGCAGCACTACTGGTGCTACAGAAGAGAGCGAGTCGCACAGAAAGTGGAGAGAAATGAAACAGAATGGCTTTCTTTCTTCATCTCATGGAAAGGCAGTGGTGCCTAGGCCACGTGGTCGACCCCCCAAAAGGAAAAGGGATGATGAATTCAAGAAGAACACTTCCACACAGCATAGCCAGGCTAACAAGTTTGTGAAGGTTGCTGCTCCTAGTGGCCTATTATCTGGGCTAAACCCTGGAATCATTAACCATGTGAGAAACAGCAAGCAAGTTTACTCCATAATAAAGGCTATGGTACACTCTGAGAGGCTTGAGAATGAGAATCAGCCTGCTTGTACTAGTCGAACAGGTGAAAGAGGGAAAGAAGTCAGTGATAGAATTCAGGATCAGAAATATGGGGGTGGTTTCATGAAATGCCATTTCATGATGAAAGATAACAATGCGATGTTTCACCAAGCACTGCCTACCGCATCACAGTTCCTTCCACAGGATGATGATAATCTTAAACTGCAACTCTCATCAGCAGTCACTATGTCGTCAGATAGGACCTGTAGTACATCAGCTGATGATCATGCATCTAATCATGATTACATGACTTTATTGTCAGTAAAAG CGGCCAGTGTTGCTTCTCAGTGGTTGGAACTACTGCATCAGGACATAAGGGGGCGCCTTGCTG CTTTGAAGCGCAGCAGAAAGAGAGTCAGAAATGCTCTTCACACGGAACTACCTTACCTGATTTCAACAGAATTTCCATCTAATCAAGAGAACGAATCATGTATTGCGAATACTTCTGAGGCTGGATGTACTGACAAAGCAGTTTCAGAAGCACATGCGGCACGATGGAAGTCTCTCTTTGTTCAGATGGACAGAGCACTTCAGGAGGAGGGTAAACACTTG GAGAACCGGTTGAAGCAAGTGCAGGAaatgcaattgaattgtgataAAGGCCTCAAACACATGACCTGTGATGCTCCACCGCTTGGACCTATGGCTGAATTATG GAAGCTGAAGAACCCGGACATTTCTGAGAGCGAATGGGCGGTGCAAGCCGCGGCTGCGTCAATCTACTCGACGTGTAACATGGTCATGAGAACTGAAAACGTGCCTTGCTTCTGA
- the LOC112874146 gene encoding E3 ubiquitin-protein ligase MARCH1 isoform X1: MIWVLFIMQLASHGTQAEETMQFVPHCDHTEVSDSHPISSQQKTVERSTERLASCEIKPVSVDGDNENIEVNEETHLVIQDVPQCRICLDNEGDDLIAPCRCKGTQKYVHRSCLDNWRSTKEGFAFSHCTECRAAFLLRANVPPDRWWLRLKFQLLVVRDHTLIFFIVQLVVAFLGMVVYRFYGDELREMFGYEEHPYAFYAMAILAIVLVGLLYGFFIAIICGQRITERHYHVLAKQELTKEYIVEDLEGADQLPDLDPSHVTELKVLGLY; the protein is encoded by the exons ATGATTTGGGTGTTGTTTATAATGCAGTTGGCTTCTCATGGCACTCAAGCAGAAGAAACAATGCAGTTTGTACCCCATTGTGATCACACAGAGGTGTCAGATTCGCATCCAATAAGTTCACAACAAAAAACCGTAGAGAGATCCACAGAACGTCTAGCCTCATGTGAAATCAAGCCAGTTAGCGTTGACGGTGACAATGAAAATATTGAGGTCAATGAAGAAACTCACCTTGTTATTCAAGACGTTCCTCAATGCCGGATTTGCCTTGATAATGAAG GCGATGACTTGATTGCACCCTGCCGTTGCAAGGGAACACAGAAGTATGTCCATAGGTCCTGTCTTGATAACTGGAGATCGACAAAG GAAGGTTTTGCATTTTCACATTGCACCGAGTGTCGAGCTGCATTCTTGCTTCGTGCAAATGTTCCTCCAGATAGATGGTGGTTAAGGTTGAAGTTTCAACTTCTGGTTGTTAGGGATCACACCTTGATCTTCTTTATTGTGCAGCTG GTAGTTGCTTTCTTGGGTATGGTGGTATACAGATTTTATGGAGATGAACTGCGAGAAATGTTTGGTTATGAAGAGCACCCATATGCTTTCTATGCCATGGCAA TATTGGCTATTGTTTTGGTTGGTTTGCTGTATGGATTCTTCATTGCTATAATATGTGGGCAGAGGATAACAGAACGTCATTACCATGTTCTTGCAAAGCAAGAGTTAACCAAG GAGTATATTGTAGAGGATCTTGAAGGAGCTGATCAATTGCCAGACCTTGATCCTAGCCATGTCACAGAGCTGAAGGTATTGGGACTCTATTGA
- the LOC112874146 gene encoding E3 ubiquitin-protein ligase MARCH1 isoform X2 has translation MQFVPHCDHTEVSDSHPISSQQKTVERSTERLASCEIKPVSVDGDNENIEVNEETHLVIQDVPQCRICLDNEGDDLIAPCRCKGTQKYVHRSCLDNWRSTKEGFAFSHCTECRAAFLLRANVPPDRWWLRLKFQLLVVRDHTLIFFIVQLVVAFLGMVVYRFYGDELREMFGYEEHPYAFYAMAILAIVLVGLLYGFFIAIICGQRITERHYHVLAKQELTKEYIVEDLEGADQLPDLDPSHVTELKVLGLY, from the exons ATGCAGTTTGTACCCCATTGTGATCACACAGAGGTGTCAGATTCGCATCCAATAAGTTCACAACAAAAAACCGTAGAGAGATCCACAGAACGTCTAGCCTCATGTGAAATCAAGCCAGTTAGCGTTGACGGTGACAATGAAAATATTGAGGTCAATGAAGAAACTCACCTTGTTATTCAAGACGTTCCTCAATGCCGGATTTGCCTTGATAATGAAG GCGATGACTTGATTGCACCCTGCCGTTGCAAGGGAACACAGAAGTATGTCCATAGGTCCTGTCTTGATAACTGGAGATCGACAAAG GAAGGTTTTGCATTTTCACATTGCACCGAGTGTCGAGCTGCATTCTTGCTTCGTGCAAATGTTCCTCCAGATAGATGGTGGTTAAGGTTGAAGTTTCAACTTCTGGTTGTTAGGGATCACACCTTGATCTTCTTTATTGTGCAGCTG GTAGTTGCTTTCTTGGGTATGGTGGTATACAGATTTTATGGAGATGAACTGCGAGAAATGTTTGGTTATGAAGAGCACCCATATGCTTTCTATGCCATGGCAA TATTGGCTATTGTTTTGGTTGGTTTGCTGTATGGATTCTTCATTGCTATAATATGTGGGCAGAGGATAACAGAACGTCATTACCATGTTCTTGCAAAGCAAGAGTTAACCAAG GAGTATATTGTAGAGGATCTTGAAGGAGCTGATCAATTGCCAGACCTTGATCCTAGCCATGTCACAGAGCTGAAGGTATTGGGACTCTATTGA